One Homo sapiens chromosome 3, GRCh38.p14 Primary Assembly genomic window carries:
- the SEC13 gene encoding protein SEC13 homolog isoform X2: MREPVLTWCVPLELLCSHPLPLSAFLKSQVKLYTYRACAGKDEMGKMVSVINTVDTSHEDMIHDAQMDYYGTRLATCSSDRSVKIFDVRNGGQILIADLRGHEGPVWQVAWAHPMYGNILASCSYDRKVIIWREENGTWEKSHEHAGHDSSVNSVCWAPHDYGLILACGSSDGAISLLTYTGEGQWEVKKINNAHTIGCNAVSWAPAVVPGSLIDHPSGQKPNYIKRFASGGCDNLIKLWKEEEDGQWKEEQKLEAHSDWVRDVAWAPSIGLPTSTIASCSQDGRVFIWTCDDASSNTWSPKLLHKFNDVVWHVSWSITANILAVSGGDNKEELQMQPQIDHLP, translated from the exons ATGAGAGAACCTGTGCTTACTTGGTGTGTACCTCTTGAACTGCTTTGCAGCCATCCTCTTCCACTGTCTGCCTTTCTGAAATCACAAGTCAAACTTTATACCTACAGGGCTTGTGCTGGAAAAGATGAAATGGGGAAAATG GTGTCAGTAATTAACACTGTGGATACCTCCCATGAGGACATGATT CACGACGCCCAGATGGACTACTATGGCACCCGCCTGGCAACCTGCTCATCAGACAGGTCCGTCAAAATCTTTGATGTGCGCAATGGAGGGCAGATCCTTATCGCCGACCTCAGGGG TCATGAGGGTCCTGTGTGGCAAGTGGCCTGGGCTCACCCCATGTACGGCAACATCCTGGCATCGTGCTCCTATGACCGGAAAGTCATTATCTGGAGAGAGGAAAACGGCACCTGGGAGAAGAGCCACGAGCATGCGGGACACGACTCCTCAG TGAACTCGGTGTGCTGGGCCCCCCATGACTACGGCCTGATCCTGGCCTGTGGGAGCTCGGATGGGGCCATCTCCCTGCTGACTTACACCGGGGAAGGCCAATGGGAAGTAAAGAAGATCAACAACGCTCACACC ATTGGCTGCAATGCCGTCAGCTGGGCCCCTGCTGTTGTACCTGGAAGCCTCATAGACCACCCATCGGGGCAGAAACCCAATTACATCAAGAGGTTTGCATCAGGTGGCTGTGACAACCTCATCAAGCTGTGGAA GGAGGAGGAGGACGGCCAGTGGAAGGAGGAGCAGAAGCTAGAAGCGCACAGTGACTGGGTTCGAGATGTGGCCTGGGCCCCCTCCATCGGCCTGCCCACCAGCACCATCGCCAGCTGCTCCCAG GATGGTCGTGTGTTCATTTGGACCTGTGATGATGCCTCAAGCAATACGTGGTCCCCTAAATTGTTGCACAAGTTCAACGATGTGGTGTGGCATGTGAGCTGGTCCATCACAGCCAACATCCTGGCTGTCTCTGGTGGAGACAATAAG
- the SEC13 gene encoding protein SEC13 homolog isoform X7, which produces MREPVLTWACAGKDEMGKMVSVINTVDTSHEDMIHDAQMDYYGTRLATCSSDRSVKIFDVRNGGQILIADLRGHEGPVWQVAWAHPMYGNILASCSYDRKVIIWREENGTWEKSHEHAGHDSSVNSVCWAPHDYGLILACGSSDGAISLLTYTGEGQWEVKKINNAHTIGCNAVSWAPAVVPGSLIDHPSGQKPNYIKRFASGGCDNLIKLWKEEEDGQWKEEQKLEAHSDWVRDVAWAPSIGLPTSTIASCSQDGRVFIWTCDDASSNTWSPKLLHKFNDVVWHVSWSITANILAVSGGDNKEELQMQPQIDHLP; this is translated from the exons ATGAGAGAACCTGTGCTTACTTG GGCTTGTGCTGGAAAAGATGAAATGGGGAAAATG GTGTCAGTAATTAACACTGTGGATACCTCCCATGAGGACATGATT CACGACGCCCAGATGGACTACTATGGCACCCGCCTGGCAACCTGCTCATCAGACAGGTCCGTCAAAATCTTTGATGTGCGCAATGGAGGGCAGATCCTTATCGCCGACCTCAGGGG TCATGAGGGTCCTGTGTGGCAAGTGGCCTGGGCTCACCCCATGTACGGCAACATCCTGGCATCGTGCTCCTATGACCGGAAAGTCATTATCTGGAGAGAGGAAAACGGCACCTGGGAGAAGAGCCACGAGCATGCGGGACACGACTCCTCAG TGAACTCGGTGTGCTGGGCCCCCCATGACTACGGCCTGATCCTGGCCTGTGGGAGCTCGGATGGGGCCATCTCCCTGCTGACTTACACCGGGGAAGGCCAATGGGAAGTAAAGAAGATCAACAACGCTCACACC ATTGGCTGCAATGCCGTCAGCTGGGCCCCTGCTGTTGTACCTGGAAGCCTCATAGACCACCCATCGGGGCAGAAACCCAATTACATCAAGAGGTTTGCATCAGGTGGCTGTGACAACCTCATCAAGCTGTGGAA GGAGGAGGAGGACGGCCAGTGGAAGGAGGAGCAGAAGCTAGAAGCGCACAGTGACTGGGTTCGAGATGTGGCCTGGGCCCCCTCCATCGGCCTGCCCACCAGCACCATCGCCAGCTGCTCCCAG GATGGTCGTGTGTTCATTTGGACCTGTGATGATGCCTCAAGCAATACGTGGTCCCCTAAATTGTTGCACAAGTTCAACGATGTGGTGTGGCATGTGAGCTGGTCCATCACAGCCAACATCCTGGCTGTCTCTGGTGGAGACAATAAG
- the SEC13 gene encoding protein SEC13 homolog isoform X8, which produces MVSVINTVDTSHEDMIHDAQMDYYGTRLATCSSDRSVKIFDVRNGGQILIADLRGHEGPVWQVAWAHPMYGNILASCSYDRKVIIWREENGTWEKSHEHAGHDSSVNSVCWAPHDYGLILACGSSDGAISLLTYTGEGQWEVKKINNAHTIGCNAVSWAPAVVPGSLIDHPSGQKPNYIKRFASGGCDNLIKLWKEEEDGQWKEEQKLEAHSDWVRDVAWAPSIGLPTSTIASCSQDGRVFIWTCDDASSNTWSPKLLHKFNDVVWHVSWSITANILAVSGGDNKEELQMQPQIDHLP; this is translated from the exons ATG GTGTCAGTAATTAACACTGTGGATACCTCCCATGAGGACATGATT CACGACGCCCAGATGGACTACTATGGCACCCGCCTGGCAACCTGCTCATCAGACAGGTCCGTCAAAATCTTTGATGTGCGCAATGGAGGGCAGATCCTTATCGCCGACCTCAGGGG TCATGAGGGTCCTGTGTGGCAAGTGGCCTGGGCTCACCCCATGTACGGCAACATCCTGGCATCGTGCTCCTATGACCGGAAAGTCATTATCTGGAGAGAGGAAAACGGCACCTGGGAGAAGAGCCACGAGCATGCGGGACACGACTCCTCAG TGAACTCGGTGTGCTGGGCCCCCCATGACTACGGCCTGATCCTGGCCTGTGGGAGCTCGGATGGGGCCATCTCCCTGCTGACTTACACCGGGGAAGGCCAATGGGAAGTAAAGAAGATCAACAACGCTCACACC ATTGGCTGCAATGCCGTCAGCTGGGCCCCTGCTGTTGTACCTGGAAGCCTCATAGACCACCCATCGGGGCAGAAACCCAATTACATCAAGAGGTTTGCATCAGGTGGCTGTGACAACCTCATCAAGCTGTGGAA GGAGGAGGAGGACGGCCAGTGGAAGGAGGAGCAGAAGCTAGAAGCGCACAGTGACTGGGTTCGAGATGTGGCCTGGGCCCCCTCCATCGGCCTGCCCACCAGCACCATCGCCAGCTGCTCCCAG GATGGTCGTGTGTTCATTTGGACCTGTGATGATGCCTCAAGCAATACGTGGTCCCCTAAATTGTTGCACAAGTTCAACGATGTGGTGTGGCATGTGAGCTGGTCCATCACAGCCAACATCCTGGCTGTCTCTGGTGGAGACAATAAG
- the SEC13 gene encoding protein SEC13 homolog isoform 5 (isoform 5 is encoded by transcript variant 5), translating into MVSVINTVDTSHEDMIHDAQMDYYGTRLATCSSDRSVKIFDVRNGGQILIADLRGHEGPVWQVAWAHPMYGNILASCSYDRKVIIWREENGTWEKSHEHAGHDSSVNSVCWAPHDYGLILACGSSDGAISLLTYTGEGQWEVKKINNAHTVSPSPAFRAVRAPALPRVCCSLPRGWHGRVPAGQWAGEWSADQT; encoded by the exons ATG GTGTCAGTAATTAACACTGTGGATACCTCCCATGAGGACATGATT CACGACGCCCAGATGGACTACTATGGCACCCGCCTGGCAACCTGCTCATCAGACAGGTCCGTCAAAATCTTTGATGTGCGCAATGGAGGGCAGATCCTTATCGCCGACCTCAGGGG TCATGAGGGTCCTGTGTGGCAAGTGGCCTGGGCTCACCCCATGTACGGCAACATCCTGGCATCGTGCTCCTATGACCGGAAAGTCATTATCTGGAGAGAGGAAAACGGCACCTGGGAGAAGAGCCACGAGCATGCGGGACACGACTCCTCAG TGAACTCGGTGTGCTGGGCCCCCCATGACTACGGCCTGATCCTGGCCTGTGGGAGCTCGGATGGGGCCATCTCCCTGCTGACTTACACCGGGGAAGGCCAATGGGAAGTAAAGAAGATCAACAACGCTCACACCGTGAGTCCATCCCCTGCCTTTCGTGCAGTGAGAGCGCCTGCCTTGCCCCGTGTCTGCTGCAGCCTCCCTAGAGGGTGGCACGGGAGGGTCCCCGCTGGACAGTGGGCCGGGGAGTGGTCAGCTGACCAGACATGA
- the SEC13 gene encoding protein SEC13 homolog isoform X6, whose translation MGKMVSVINTVDTSHEDMIHDAQMDYYGTRLATCSSDRSVKIFDVRNGGQILIADLRGHEGPVWQVAWAHPMYGNILASCSYDRKVIIWREENGTWEKSHEHAGHDSSVNSVCWAPHDYGLILACGSSDGAISLLTYTGEGQWEVKKINNAHTIGCNAVSWAPAVVPGSLIDHPSGQKPNYIKRFASGGCDNLIKLWKEEEDGQWKEEQKLEAHSDWVRDVAWAPSIGLPTSTIASCSQDGRVFIWTCDDASSNTWSPKLLHKFNDVVWHVSWSITANILAVSGGDNKEELQMQPQIDHLP comes from the exons ATGGGGAAAATG GTGTCAGTAATTAACACTGTGGATACCTCCCATGAGGACATGATT CACGACGCCCAGATGGACTACTATGGCACCCGCCTGGCAACCTGCTCATCAGACAGGTCCGTCAAAATCTTTGATGTGCGCAATGGAGGGCAGATCCTTATCGCCGACCTCAGGGG TCATGAGGGTCCTGTGTGGCAAGTGGCCTGGGCTCACCCCATGTACGGCAACATCCTGGCATCGTGCTCCTATGACCGGAAAGTCATTATCTGGAGAGAGGAAAACGGCACCTGGGAGAAGAGCCACGAGCATGCGGGACACGACTCCTCAG TGAACTCGGTGTGCTGGGCCCCCCATGACTACGGCCTGATCCTGGCCTGTGGGAGCTCGGATGGGGCCATCTCCCTGCTGACTTACACCGGGGAAGGCCAATGGGAAGTAAAGAAGATCAACAACGCTCACACC ATTGGCTGCAATGCCGTCAGCTGGGCCCCTGCTGTTGTACCTGGAAGCCTCATAGACCACCCATCGGGGCAGAAACCCAATTACATCAAGAGGTTTGCATCAGGTGGCTGTGACAACCTCATCAAGCTGTGGAA GGAGGAGGAGGACGGCCAGTGGAAGGAGGAGCAGAAGCTAGAAGCGCACAGTGACTGGGTTCGAGATGTGGCCTGGGCCCCCTCCATCGGCCTGCCCACCAGCACCATCGCCAGCTGCTCCCAG GATGGTCGTGTGTTCATTTGGACCTGTGATGATGCCTCAAGCAATACGTGGTCCCCTAAATTGTTGCACAAGTTCAACGATGTGGTGTGGCATGTGAGCTGGTCCATCACAGCCAACATCCTGGCTGTCTCTGGTGGAGACAATAAG